The following is a genomic window from Thermodesulforhabdaceae bacterium.
TAAGAACATCTCTTTCAATACCTCATATAGGCTGGAATGGCGTTAAGGCTCGCAAGCCTTCCAGAATTTTCAATGGATTAAATGGACTGGAAAAGTTCTACTTTGTTCATTCCTACTGCGTGGATCCTCAAGATCCCGGTCTTATTCTTACCACTACGAACTACGGCGAAGAAGAATTCGTTAGCGCAGTAGAATGGGGCAATCTCGTGGCAACTCAGTTTCATCCTGAAAAAAGCGGTTCCATAGGCTTAAAAATCTTAGAAAATTTTCTTTACGGTGATCGGTTGGTGCCGTGTCTCCCGTCAAGGATTCCAGAGCGAACGGTTCTTGCCAAACGTATCATCGCTTGCCTCGATGTTAGAGCCAATGACGAAGGGGAGCTTGTTGTTACCAAAGGTGATCAATACGATGTGAGAGATCCCGAAAAGAGGGAAGTGAGAAATCTTGGTAACCCTGTGGATCTTGCTCACCGATACTACGAAGAAGGAGCCGACGAGATTACTTTTCTCAACATAACAGGCTTTCGTGATTTCCCGCTTCTCGATATGCCCATGCTTGAAGTGCTCAAGGAAACATCACGCCACGTTTTCGTGCCCCTTACAATAGGTGGTGGCATAAGAGATTACGTTGACAGACTGGGACGAGAATATTCGGCTCTGGATGTGGCTTCCGAGTATTTTCGATCAGGAGCCGACAAGGTATCCATCGGAAGCGATGCTGTGCTTATTGTGGAAGATGTGCTCAGGCGGGGGCCATCGGGGAAGAGTTCCATCGAGCAGATTTCCCGAGTTTATGGGAGTCAGGCGGTGGTTATTTCAATTGACCCGCGACGTGTATATGTGTCCCGCCCCGAAGATGTTCCACACGTTGTCATTCCTACAGAAATCCCCGGGCCAAACGGTGAACGCTACTGCTGGTATCAGTGCACAATAAAAGGCGGGCGAGAAGGTAGAAATGTTGATGCGGTGACTCTTGCAAAAGTTTGTGAGAGCCTGGGGGCTGGTGAAATTCTACTTAACTGTATAGATCGAGACGGAACTAACAAGGGATTCGACATTGAACTTATGCAGGCTGTTTCTAATGCCGTTTCCATACCTGTTATCGCATCCAGTGGAGCAGGCTGTGCAGAGCATTTCCTGGAAGTTTTTTTGAAAACCGATGTCGAGGCGGCTCTCGCAGCCGGTATCTTTCACAGGCGAGAAGTAACCATTCCCGAAGTTAAGGCTTTCCTTAAAGGGCGTGTTGAGGTGAGGGGGGCATGAAGGCTTACATAATACGTCGGTTCCTTCAGGTGATTCCAACTTTTATCGGTATAACCTTTATCACTTTCATCATCATTCAACTGGCTCCAGGAAACCCAATCTTAATGAAGCTTCAGATGAAAGGTGAGGGACAGCTTGCCGATACAGCCACCACAAAACAGATAATAGAAGAAACCAAGAAACTTTACGGACTCGATAAGCCCGTTCCCGTTCAGTATCTCATGTGGGTAAAACGGGTGCTAACCTTCGACTTTGGTTATTCCTACAAGGATCATCGCAAAGTGTGGGATAAAATCAAAGAGCGCCTTCCCGTTACTCTTCAGCTTAACATTTTATCCATTCTGCTGGTTTATGTAATAGCTATTCCCGCTGGAGTATATTCCGCAGTCAAGTCGGAAACTTTCTGGGATAGGATTTTAACTATCGGGTTCTTTATTTTGTATTCTCTCCCGAGCTTCTGGGTTGCTGTGATGCTTATTATGCTCTTTGGTGGTGGAGAATACTGGGATATCTTCCCTGTGTATGGCATTTCTTCTTTAGGAGCAGAGCAGTATCCTTTCCTTAAATGGCTTGCCGACCGGATATGGCATCTGGTGTTGCCTGTCTTTTGTCTTAGCTATGGGGGATGGGCATACCTTTCACGGCTTATGAAGGCTGAGCTTCTGGAAGTGATTCGGGAAGACTACATACGAACTGCAAGAGCAAAAGGACTTGAAGAGAGAATTGTCATTATGAAGCACGCCTTAAGGAATGCTCTTCTTCCCCTTATTACTCTCCTGGCTTATTTGCTTCCGTCTCTTTTTGGTGGAAGTGTCATAATTGAAAGCATCTTCTCTATTCCTGGCATGGGGCAACTCGGCTTTGAAGCGGTTCTTTCTCGAGACTATCCCGTTATAATGGCTCTTACGACCATATCGGCACTTCTTACTCTTGTTGGGCTTATACTTTCGGATATTTTATACGCAGTCTTTGATCCGAGAATAAAGCTTCAGTGATTTTGACAAGGGAAATAGAGGCATGACATCGGTTCGGCGATCCTATTGGGGAACAGTATGGTTGCGGTTTCGCCGCAATCGCATTGCTATGGTTGGTCTGGTCGTGGCTATCTTTTTCTGGATCGTAGCTATTTTTGCGCCCCTTCTTGCCAACGATAGACCATTAGTGGCTTATTTGAACGGATCTCTGTCTTTTCCGGTCTTTACTTCAAAAAACAGTGGGAATCCTCAGTCTTCAACCTATGAGGATTGGCGAAGGTTACGCAAAAATAAAGGGCTTTCTCCTTTCCAGAGGGATAAATCGGGTTGGGTTATATGGCCCATCGTTCCTTATTCCCCCACGGAGCACGATCTTATGGAAATTCTTTCTCCCCCCAGCAGCAAACACTGGTTTGGGACGGATGATAGAGGGCGGGACGTCTTAAGCCGCATGATCTATGGGGCTAGAGTTTCCCTCTCTGTGGGCGTTGTGGCTGTGGGGATTGCTACAATTATCGGGATAGTGCTGGGAGGACTTGCTGGTTACTTTGGAAGGTGGGTTGATGCCTGTATCAACCGGCTTATAGAGATTCTTTTAACCATACCCACTTTCTTTCTCATCATTGCTATTATCGCCTTTCTTCCCCCGAGTATCTACAACATCATGGTTGTGATTGGGCTTACGGGTTGGACAGGGATTGCTCGCTTTGTGAGAGCGGAATTTCTTAAGTTGAAAGCGATGGATTTTGTGCTTGCTCTGAAGGCTTTAGGAGCAAGTCCCGCAAGGATTATCTTTGTTCACATGCTTCCCAATGCTATGGCACCGGTGCTTGTGGCTGTGGTTTTCGGCGTAGCTGGTGCTATATTAACCGAGTCAGGTTTGAGTTTTCTCGGGTTTGGTGTGCCTCCACCAACACCTAGCTGGGGGGATATTCTAAGCCAGAGTCGCGATTACGTCGAATTTGCATGGTGGCTTACGGTCTTTCCAGGAGCGGCGATATTTTTAACTATAACCGCTTACAACATAATTGGAGAAGGGCTCCGGAACGCCATGGACCCAAGGTTGATGTAAAATCACGAAACAGAGGATAGGAAATGCTTCCATACACAGATCCCGGGGAAGATAAACAGTTTCTCACGGTCAGTGAATTAACAAGGCAGATTAAGCGCCTGCTGGAAGGGGAATTTGCCGTATGCTGGGTTGTGGGAGAAATTTCCAACCTGAGGGAACCATCGTCAGGGCACCTGTATTTTTCTCTTAAAGACAGTGATGCTCAGATTAGAGCGGTCTGTTTTCGAGGTAGCCGTCTGGCTCTTCGGTTTAAACCCGTAGATGGTCTTGAAGTGCTCTGCTTCGGGCGTATCAGCGTCTATGAACCCCGGGGTGAATACCAGATGATTGTTGAGTATATGGAGCCTCGAGGCATCGGGGCTCTGAAGATGCTCTTTGAACAGCTCCGCAAGAAACTTGCTGCCGAGGGGCTTTTTGACCCAGCCAAGAAAAAAGCTCTCCCTGTTTGCCCTCAGAAAGTGCTGGTAATTACCTCCGCAACAGGAGCAGCTATACGGGATATTCTGGCTGTGCTGCGTCATGCGCCTTTTCCAACCGAAATTACCATAATTCCCGTTCAGGTTCAGGGAGATAAGGCACCGGAAGAGATAGTGGAAGCAATCCGTATGGCTAATGCTTTGCAAAGTCAGAACCAGTGGGATGTTGCTATAATCGGGCGAGGTGGAGGAAGTATAGAAGATCTCTGGGCTTTTAATGAGGAAGAAGTAGTAAGAGCCATAGCGGGATCAAAAATTCCCACAATATCAGCAGTTGGGCACGAGATAGATGTAACTTTATCGGACTATGCTGCAGATTATAGAGCCCCAACTCCCACCGCAGCGGCAAAATGGGTGGTGGATCAGCAGGAAAGCGTCAAACGAAATCTGGAAACTTACGTTTCCTGTCTTAAAAAGGCGATTACGGATCTAATGTTTCGTTCCCAGCAAACATTGGATTTCCTCAGGGAGCGTCTGAAAAGTCCTGAACGGATAGTGGAAGAACGTATAGACAGGCTGAGAAGCTGGCGAGATCGAATAATAACCACAATGGATTACAGAATAGCATCCACCCTTGGTCATATCAGTGTTCTTCACAGTCGCCTTGCTTCTGTTAAGCTGATACGGGATGTTCCGCTCATGAGGCAGCAACTCGAGCATCAAAAAAGTTTTCTTTTGAAGGCTGTATGTGATGTTTTGAGAGAATATGAAGAAAAGCATCGCAGGCACCTGCTGGCAATGGATGCGTTGAGTCCCTATAAAGTGCTTGACCGTGGTTATGCCATCGTGACCAGATTATCCGACGGGAAAATTGTGAAAAAGGCGGATGATGCACCGGTAGGAGAGATGCTCAAAATAATGGTGGCTGAGGGAATGCTTTTCTGTGAAGTGAGGGCTCACGGCTCTAAGGAGTAGATACGCGCATTCCCGTTTATATCCCTATTCGGTGTAAAAACCCCATGACAGCTTATTTGTTCTTTATGAATAGACAGAAAAAACCAAAGGATAAGCTATGGCGGCAGAAAAAAGAAAAAAAGAAATTACCATTGAAGAGGCGATGGGAAAGATTGAAAGTATTGTTCGTCAACTCGAAGATGGAAACCTCCCTCTGGAAGAAGCTATAAAAGTTTTTGCAGAAGGGATGGAACTTATCGAATGGTGTCAGAAAAAGCTTGACGAAGTTCAGGCAAAAGTTCAGAAAATTCTTCGAGAGGATAGAAGCCGGAGCTTAAGGATAGAACCTTTTGAAGAAGAGGGGGAGTAAGTAAGATAGTGATGGACTTTGATCTTAAAGCCTATGTGGCAGAAAAGCGAGAGATTATAGATAGAGCGCTTGATAATTATCTCCCCCCGATTAGTGGGATGGAAGGGCGAGTGGTGGAAGCGGCTAGATATAGCCTGTTTGCGGGTGGGAAACGACTCCGGCCTATCCTCTGCATAGCGGCTCACGATGCCTGCGGTGGATCTTCAAAGGCTCTTTTACCGGTCGCCTGCGCACTTGAAATGATCCACACCTATTCCCTGATACATGATGATCTTCCCGCAATGGATAACGACGATTTTAGGCGAGGAAAGCCAACCAACCATAAAGTTTTTGGAGAAGCGGTGGCTATACTCGCAGGGGATCTTTTGTTGACATACGCCTTTGAATTGATGGCGGAGCACGGTTTGCAGGATTCTTCCAGGGCTTTGATGCGGGTAATACATCTTATTGCTATGGCTTCCGGCTTTAAAGGCATGATCGGTGGACAAATGATTGATCTTGCCTGTGAAGGGCAGGAAGTTGATATGGCAACGGTTGAATACATGCACGTGAAGAAAACGGGTGCACTTATTACGGCTTCAGTCCAGGCTGGAGCTATTCTTGCTGGGGCTTCAGAGACAGATCTTGATAAAATGAGCCGTTACGGACGTCATCTGGGGCTGGCTTTTCAAATTACCGACGATTTGCTGGATGTCACAGGTAGCTTTGATGAAATGGGAAAAACTCCTGGATCCGATGATCGTAAAGGAAAGCGAACTTACCCGTTTTTAATTGGGGTTGAAGAAAGCCGCAGAATTGCCAGGGAACACGTGGAGCAAGCTCTGTCTGCTATTTCTGGATATAATGCCAAAGCAGATCCACTGAGGGCTATCGCTTTTTATGTTTTAAATCGAAATAAGTAAGAATAAACCTGGAACTTGCATTTACCAGGGATGCAAGCATGCACCCTTACGAAATCGGGAATGGGGATAAAGTATGAAGCATTGAGTTACTTTTCCCAGCTCCTGATCCCCAATTCCTGAATGTATTATAATGGAGGACGGCATTGGAGAGAGGAAAAATACTGGATAGAGTCAATGGCCCTGAGGATTTGAAAAAACTGTCCCTTATAGAACTTCAGGCGCTTGCTGATGAAATAAGGAATTACATTATAGATGTTGTGTCTAAAAACGGAGGACATCTTGCACCTAATTTGGGAGTTGTAGAACTTTCTATCGCTGTTCACTATATTTTTAAGTCTCCGGAAGATCGCATAGTGTGGGATGTAGGGCACCAGAGTTATACTCATAAGATTCTTACGGATAGAAAAGACCTTTTCCCAACAATTCGAACTTACGGCGGAATTTCCGGTTTTCCCAAGAGAGAAGAAAGCCCTCATGATGCCTTCGGAACGGGTCATTCCAGCACATCCATTTCGTCGGCACTAGGTATAAGCGTTGCTAAATCTATCAAGGGCTGTAAACGTAGAGTGATCGCCGTAATAGGCGATGGCAGTATGACCGGCGGTATGGCTTTTGAAGCCTTGAACCATGCGGGTGATCTCGGTAAAGATCTTATCGTAATCTTAAACGACAACGAAATGTCCATTTCTCCTAACGTGGGTGCTCTTTCTTCCTTCCTCAGCAGAAAGCTTTCAAGCCGTATGGCGGTGCAGCTCAAGAAGAATGTTGAACAAATGATGAAAGCTATACCCGGTGTGGGACCCAATATAATTCAGCTTTTGAAAAAGAGCGAAGATTCTCTGATCGCTTTCTTTACTCCCGGACTTCTTTTCCAGGCACTGAAGTTTCATTACATAGGACCCATAAAGGGACATCGGATTGACCTTCTCATTGAAGCCCTTCAAAGCGCCAAGGAGGTTTCTGGTCCCGTTCTCGTGCATGTGCTTACCCAGAAGGGAAGGGGATATAGACCTGCCGAGTCTAACCCGACCCATTTTCACGGCGTTGGACCTTTTAAGGTTGAAACTGGCGAAAGCTGCCCCTCTGGTTCCTGTGCTCCATCCTATACTTCTGTATTTGGTAAGACCATCGTGAAGCTTGCCGAAAAGGATCCCAGAATTGTTGCTATTACAGCGGCGATGCGGGAGGGAACCGGACTTGACCTATTTGCAGAACTCTACCCCGATCGGTTTTTTGATGTGGGGATAGCGGAACAGCATGCAGTAACCTTCGCCGCAGGACTTGCAGTGGAAGGCTTTAGACCTGTGGTTGCGATCTATTCCACATTCTTACAGAGAGCCTTTGATCAGGTTATTCACGACGTAGCATTGCAAAAGCTTCCCGTAGTTTTTGCGATGGATCGGGGTGGACTGGTTGGGGAAGATGGTCCTACTCATCATGGAGCCTTTGATCTCTCCTATCTCCGTCACATTCCTGGAATGGTTCTCATGGCTCCCAAGGATGAAAACGAACTTCAACACATGCTTGCTACAGCGATAAAACATGAAGGACCTATTGCTCTTCGTTATCCAAGAGGAAGTGGAGTTGGTGTTCCAATGGATGAAGAATATCGGACATTAGAAATAGGCAAAGGAGAATTGCTTCGGGAAGGTTCTGACATGGTATTGTTTGCAATAGGTGCTACGGTTTATCCTGCTCTCAAAGCGGCTGAAATGATTGAAGAGAAGGGAATTAGCGCCGCGGTTATCAACGCTCGCTTTGTTAAACCCCTGGATGTGGATCTTTTGATGGAATGGGCAAAAAAAACCGGTGTGGTGGTAACGGTTGAGGAAAATGCCCTCCAGGGTGGATTCGGCAGTGCCGTGCTGGAAATGTTTGAAGAACAGGGATTTTTCCCGGCTCGAATTAAACGATTGGGACTTCCTGATAGATTTATCCCTCATGGCAGTCAGGCTCAATTAAGGCGCCTTGTTGGAATTGACGCAGAAAGTATAGCTCAGGCTGCAGAAAGTCTTGTCCGTGGTATAGGCACTCATGGCTCGGTTCTCAGAGCGGTTGGATAAAGTGATGGTTGAAAGGGGTCTTGCTGAAAGCCGAAGTCGAGCTCAAGCTATGATCCTAGAGGGAGTGGTTTATGTTGATGGGGTTCTGTGCACAAAAGCCGGTAAAGAAGTTAAGCCAGACAGCGTAATAGAAGTTCGTAAAGATTTTCTGCCCTATGTCAGCCGGGGAGGCATAAAGCTTTCTCACGCTATAGAAACATTTCAAATTCCCGTAACGGGCAAGGTCTGTATGGACGTGGGGGCATCAACGGGTGGTTTTACCGACTGTCTTCTCCAGAAAGGAGCAAAGCGAGTATATGCCGTTGATGTAGGTTATGGTCAGCTTGCATGGAAGCTACGCCAGGATCCAAGGGTGGTTGTTCTGGAAAGACAAAATATTCGCTATCTTCCAAAGGAACTTGTGCCTGAACCGATTGAACTCGTAACCATTGATACATCTTTTATATCGCTCAGGCTCGTAATTCCGGCAATTATACCCTTCCTTGATAATAACTCCTGGCTTATAGCTTTGATAAAACCTCAGTTTGAAGCGGGGCGTGATAAGGTAGGAAAGGGAGGCATAGTAAGGGACGAAAAAGTTCACCAGGAAGTGTGTGATATCATTTCTGATTTCGTGAAGTCTTTTGGATTCAATGTTGAGGGCGTGGTTGAGTCCCCAATAAGAGGGCAAAAAGGTAATAGAGAATTTATTATTGCGGGATTGCGATCTGTTGAATGATAAATTTCTGGTAAAATATTGCTTGCGAAGGCAAGTTTTATCTTGCGTTGGCAGTGATCGTATGTATAATTAAGGCGTAAAGCGTGGTCGGGGCTATCTATTTATAATCACTAAAGTTTTAGGAGGAAAGCGATGACGAAGACTGAACTTGTAGGCAAGATGGCGGAAAAGGCAGGTATTAGCAAGGCTGCTGCGGAGAAGGCACTTAAGGCTTTTATGGATTCCGTTCAGGAAGCCTTGTCCAAGGGAGACAAGATTGCTCTCGTTGGGTTTGGCACTTTCAGTGTTGCTGAACGTGCCGCAAGAGAGGGAAGAAATCCCAAAACCGGCGAAAAGATCACAATTCAAGCCTGCAAAGTAGTCAAATTTAAACCCGGAAACGATCTCAAGAAGGTGGTTAAGTAGCGATTTTTATTCGCTATACAGGTTCGCCTTCGCCCGCGCCATCTCTCTTTTCATATTCTTTATAATCTGGACAGAAATTTAAGGGGCATGGCATTGCCGTGTCCCTCTTTTATTTTTCATTGAACATTTTTCAAATGTAATATGTGATCCCTTCCTGATTAAAGCAATCTCTTTAATGTGGAGTTCTTTACCAGATTGGCTTTCAACAATGAGTTTTCTTACGGCTTCGATGTTAGCGTAGCTAATCCCGTAACAGGTAGATCTTAAACGCTGAAAAATATACCTTATAAAACGGCGCTGA
Proteins encoded in this region:
- the hisF gene encoding imidazole glycerol phosphate synthase subunit HisF, with the protein product MITFLDYGAGNVRSVVNALIKLGETVHFVEKPEDILKAEKLVFPGVGSFGEMMRVLQRKGFDEALRAYILSGRPFLGICLGLQALFEESEESPGVPGLGIFKGIVRRLRTSLSIPHIGWNGVKARKPSRIFNGLNGLEKFYFVHSYCVDPQDPGLILTTTNYGEEEFVSAVEWGNLVATQFHPEKSGSIGLKILENFLYGDRLVPCLPSRIPERTVLAKRIIACLDVRANDEGELVVTKGDQYDVRDPEKREVRNLGNPVDLAHRYYEEGADEITFLNITGFRDFPLLDMPMLEVLKETSRHVFVPLTIGGGIRDYVDRLGREYSALDVASEYFRSGADKVSIGSDAVLIVEDVLRRGPSGKSSIEQISRVYGSQAVVISIDPRRVYVSRPEDVPHVVIPTEIPGPNGERYCWYQCTIKGGREGRNVDAVTLAKVCESLGAGEILLNCIDRDGTNKGFDIELMQAVSNAVSIPVIASSGAGCAEHFLEVFLKTDVEAALAAGIFHRREVTIPEVKAFLKGRVEVRGA
- a CDS encoding ABC transporter permease, coding for MKAYIIRRFLQVIPTFIGITFITFIIIQLAPGNPILMKLQMKGEGQLADTATTKQIIEETKKLYGLDKPVPVQYLMWVKRVLTFDFGYSYKDHRKVWDKIKERLPVTLQLNILSILLVYVIAIPAGVYSAVKSETFWDRILTIGFFILYSLPSFWVAVMLIMLFGGGEYWDIFPVYGISSLGAEQYPFLKWLADRIWHLVLPVFCLSYGGWAYLSRLMKAELLEVIREDYIRTARAKGLEERIVIMKHALRNALLPLITLLAYLLPSLFGGSVIIESIFSIPGMGQLGFEAVLSRDYPVIMALTTISALLTLVGLILSDILYAVFDPRIKLQ
- a CDS encoding ABC transporter permease; the encoded protein is MTSVRRSYWGTVWLRFRRNRIAMVGLVVAIFFWIVAIFAPLLANDRPLVAYLNGSLSFPVFTSKNSGNPQSSTYEDWRRLRKNKGLSPFQRDKSGWVIWPIVPYSPTEHDLMEILSPPSSKHWFGTDDRGRDVLSRMIYGARVSLSVGVVAVGIATIIGIVLGGLAGYFGRWVDACINRLIEILLTIPTFFLIIAIIAFLPPSIYNIMVVIGLTGWTGIARFVRAEFLKLKAMDFVLALKALGASPARIIFVHMLPNAMAPVLVAVVFGVAGAILTESGLSFLGFGVPPPTPSWGDILSQSRDYVEFAWWLTVFPGAAIFLTITAYNIIGEGLRNAMDPRLM
- the xseA gene encoding exodeoxyribonuclease VII large subunit: MLPYTDPGEDKQFLTVSELTRQIKRLLEGEFAVCWVVGEISNLREPSSGHLYFSLKDSDAQIRAVCFRGSRLALRFKPVDGLEVLCFGRISVYEPRGEYQMIVEYMEPRGIGALKMLFEQLRKKLAAEGLFDPAKKKALPVCPQKVLVITSATGAAIRDILAVLRHAPFPTEITIIPVQVQGDKAPEEIVEAIRMANALQSQNQWDVAIIGRGGGSIEDLWAFNEEEVVRAIAGSKIPTISAVGHEIDVTLSDYAADYRAPTPTAAAKWVVDQQESVKRNLETYVSCLKKAITDLMFRSQQTLDFLRERLKSPERIVEERIDRLRSWRDRIITTMDYRIASTLGHISVLHSRLASVKLIRDVPLMRQQLEHQKSFLLKAVCDVLREYEEKHRRHLLAMDALSPYKVLDRGYAIVTRLSDGKIVKKADDAPVGEMLKIMVAEGMLFCEVRAHGSKE
- the xseB gene encoding exodeoxyribonuclease VII small subunit, giving the protein MAAEKRKKEITIEEAMGKIESIVRQLEDGNLPLEEAIKVFAEGMELIEWCQKKLDEVQAKVQKILREDRSRSLRIEPFEEEGE
- a CDS encoding polyprenyl synthetase family protein encodes the protein MDFDLKAYVAEKREIIDRALDNYLPPISGMEGRVVEAARYSLFAGGKRLRPILCIAAHDACGGSSKALLPVACALEMIHTYSLIHDDLPAMDNDDFRRGKPTNHKVFGEAVAILAGDLLLTYAFELMAEHGLQDSSRALMRVIHLIAMASGFKGMIGGQMIDLACEGQEVDMATVEYMHVKKTGALITASVQAGAILAGASETDLDKMSRYGRHLGLAFQITDDLLDVTGSFDEMGKTPGSDDRKGKRTYPFLIGVEESRRIAREHVEQALSAISGYNAKADPLRAIAFYVLNRNK
- the dxs gene encoding 1-deoxy-D-xylulose-5-phosphate synthase; this encodes MERGKILDRVNGPEDLKKLSLIELQALADEIRNYIIDVVSKNGGHLAPNLGVVELSIAVHYIFKSPEDRIVWDVGHQSYTHKILTDRKDLFPTIRTYGGISGFPKREESPHDAFGTGHSSTSISSALGISVAKSIKGCKRRVIAVIGDGSMTGGMAFEALNHAGDLGKDLIVILNDNEMSISPNVGALSSFLSRKLSSRMAVQLKKNVEQMMKAIPGVGPNIIQLLKKSEDSLIAFFTPGLLFQALKFHYIGPIKGHRIDLLIEALQSAKEVSGPVLVHVLTQKGRGYRPAESNPTHFHGVGPFKVETGESCPSGSCAPSYTSVFGKTIVKLAEKDPRIVAITAAMREGTGLDLFAELYPDRFFDVGIAEQHAVTFAAGLAVEGFRPVVAIYSTFLQRAFDQVIHDVALQKLPVVFAMDRGGLVGEDGPTHHGAFDLSYLRHIPGMVLMAPKDENELQHMLATAIKHEGPIALRYPRGSGVGVPMDEEYRTLEIGKGELLREGSDMVLFAIGATVYPALKAAEMIEEKGISAAVINARFVKPLDVDLLMEWAKKTGVVVTVEENALQGGFGSAVLEMFEEQGFFPARIKRLGLPDRFIPHGSQAQLRRLVGIDAESIAQAAESLVRGIGTHGSVLRAVG
- a CDS encoding TlyA family RNA methyltransferase — translated: MVERGLAESRSRAQAMILEGVVYVDGVLCTKAGKEVKPDSVIEVRKDFLPYVSRGGIKLSHAIETFQIPVTGKVCMDVGASTGGFTDCLLQKGAKRVYAVDVGYGQLAWKLRQDPRVVVLERQNIRYLPKELVPEPIELVTIDTSFISLRLVIPAIIPFLDNNSWLIALIKPQFEAGRDKVGKGGIVRDEKVHQEVCDIISDFVKSFGFNVEGVVESPIRGQKGNREFIIAGLRSVE
- a CDS encoding HU family DNA-binding protein is translated as MTKTELVGKMAEKAGISKAAAEKALKAFMDSVQEALSKGDKIALVGFGTFSVAERAAREGRNPKTGEKITIQACKVVKFKPGNDLKKVVK